The following proteins are co-located in the Leptospira weilii genome:
- a CDS encoding N-acetylneuraminate synthase family protein, with protein sequence MDIVELEKGHPETENKIKDLAKECGNQTEIIRGAAVSDTIHFIGDTRKISEKEGYVKELPGVAKIWNVSIPYKNIAKTAAGKNGEVVHRETRIVEVKGPDGLVRKFGTGKHIFIVGPDSPQTYEQTLTIAKQAVELGKKYNILDRIIFRGGAFKPRTRPTDWRGLGWEGIELMDKVKTETGLPYVTEVMDHTMAEEVAKHADMIQIGTRNAQDFELLEAVGRTGRPVILKRGFGNEAVEWFSAAEYIANQGNLNIVLCERGVKTLFIKEGYCRNTPDLNVITHVKNQTILPVIYDPSHVAGDDKIVIANLLASLPFNPDGSITETLHVEEFRKEQMCDAAQALLMSIYEKAVQSILKYEEAIRPITDDVDSYFVKRKSGK encoded by the coding sequence GTGGACATAGTCGAGTTAGAAAAAGGCCATCCGGAAACGGAGAACAAAATCAAAGATCTGGCAAAAGAATGCGGGAATCAAACCGAAATCATCCGCGGCGCGGCGGTATCCGATACGATTCATTTCATAGGCGATACCCGTAAAATTTCCGAAAAAGAAGGCTATGTCAAAGAACTCCCCGGGGTCGCAAAAATCTGGAACGTGTCCATTCCCTATAAAAACATCGCAAAAACAGCCGCCGGTAAAAACGGAGAAGTGGTTCACAGAGAAACGAGAATCGTGGAAGTCAAAGGTCCGGACGGACTGGTTCGTAAGTTCGGAACGGGAAAACATATCTTTATCGTGGGACCCGATTCTCCTCAAACCTACGAGCAAACTTTGACGATCGCAAAACAAGCGGTCGAACTCGGAAAGAAATACAATATCCTAGATAGAATCATCTTTCGGGGCGGAGCTTTTAAACCTCGCACTCGTCCTACCGACTGGAGAGGTCTTGGTTGGGAAGGAATCGAGTTGATGGATAAGGTAAAGACTGAGACAGGTCTTCCTTACGTGACCGAAGTTATGGATCATACGATGGCGGAAGAAGTCGCAAAACACGCCGACATGATTCAGATCGGAACCAGAAACGCGCAAGACTTCGAACTTCTCGAAGCGGTGGGAAGAACGGGAAGGCCAGTAATTTTAAAGCGCGGTTTCGGAAACGAAGCTGTGGAATGGTTTTCCGCCGCAGAATACATTGCTAATCAAGGAAATTTGAATATAGTTCTCTGCGAAAGAGGGGTCAAAACCCTTTTTATCAAGGAAGGCTACTGCAGAAATACTCCGGACTTGAACGTGATCACTCACGTAAAGAATCAGACAATTCTTCCGGTGATCTACGATCCTTCCCACGTTGCGGGCGACGACAAAATCGTGATCGCCAATCTTCTCGCTTCTCTTCCGTTTAATCCGGACGGTTCGATTACCGAAACTCTTCACGTGGAAGAATTCAGAAAGGAACAGATGTGCGACGCGGCTCAGGCTCTTCTTATGAGCATCTACGAAAAAGCGGTTCAGTCGATTTTGAAATACGAGGAAGCGATTCGTCCGATTACGGATGACGTGGATTCTTATTTCGTAAAACGGAAATCGGGTAAGTAA
- the panB gene encoding 3-methyl-2-oxobutanoate hydroxymethyltransferase — protein sequence MKNVHKIFSPEKKGKEKISVVTCYDFSFARILNETEIDSILVGDSLGMVFQGNSSTLPVTLEEMIYHTKAVRRGAPDKFIVADLPFLSYQTSIEEGIRSAGKMMKETDCDAVKIEGGSDFICELVAILKQIGVPVMGHLGLTPQSVHVFGGHRIQGKGEESSAKLLREAVALAGAFSIVLEMIPADLGKKVSEQVGVPTIGIGAGPDCDGQVLVLNDLLGTDPNFQPKFLKKFSDLHSIVKDAVGTYNNEVKSGEFPGKDHSF from the coding sequence ATGAAAAACGTTCATAAGATCTTTTCTCCGGAAAAGAAAGGGAAAGAAAAAATTTCCGTCGTTACGTGTTACGATTTCAGTTTCGCGAGAATTCTAAACGAAACGGAAATCGATTCGATTCTCGTGGGCGATTCTCTCGGAATGGTTTTCCAGGGAAATTCCAGCACCCTTCCGGTTACGCTCGAAGAAATGATCTATCATACGAAAGCGGTTCGTCGAGGCGCGCCGGACAAATTCATCGTCGCGGATCTTCCCTTTTTAAGTTATCAAACTTCGATCGAAGAAGGAATTCGTTCCGCCGGAAAAATGATGAAGGAAACCGATTGCGACGCCGTCAAAATAGAAGGCGGATCGGATTTTATCTGCGAGTTAGTCGCCATTCTCAAACAGATCGGAGTTCCGGTCATGGGGCATCTCGGTTTGACTCCGCAGAGCGTTCACGTATTCGGCGGTCATCGCATTCAGGGCAAAGGGGAAGAATCGAGTGCGAAACTTCTCCGCGAGGCGGTCGCGCTTGCGGGAGCGTTCTCCATCGTTCTGGAAATGATTCCGGCCGACCTCGGAAAAAAAGTAAGCGAACAAGTCGGTGTTCCTACCATCGGAATCGGAGCGGGGCCGGATTGCGACGGACAGGTTCTCGTGTTGAACGATCTTCTCGGGACGGATCCGAATTTCCAACCCAAGTTTTTGAAGAAGTTTTCCGATCTGCATTCGATCGTAAAGGACGCCGTCGGGACTTATAACAACGAAGTAAAATCCGGAGAGTTTCCCGGGAAAGATCATAGTTTCTGA
- the folK gene encoding 2-amino-4-hydroxy-6-hydroxymethyldihydropteridine diphosphokinase, whose product MKEAFLSLGSNLGNRAEFLKIAVRKLKNTIGIEVIKESEPLNTVALEVTDQSDFLNQILKIETTFSPEELLEVALRIEKEMGRMRKIEKGPREIDIDILTYDVVTMRTRDLHLPHHSLFTRPFIREILESIGESSLYEHFTGDEYEKRS is encoded by the coding sequence ATGAAAGAAGCGTTTCTTTCCTTAGGGTCCAATCTCGGAAACCGAGCCGAGTTTTTAAAAATCGCAGTCCGCAAATTGAAGAATACGATCGGAATCGAAGTGATCAAAGAATCGGAACCGTTGAACACCGTAGCTTTGGAAGTTACGGATCAATCGGATTTTCTCAATCAGATTTTGAAAATCGAAACTACGTTTTCTCCCGAAGAACTTTTGGAAGTCGCTCTGCGCATCGAAAAGGAAATGGGCCGAATGAGAAAAATCGAAAAAGGGCCGAGAGAAATCGACATCGATATTCTTACATACGACGTCGTGACAATGCGTACGCGTGATTTGCATCTTCCCCATCATTCTCTTTTTACTCGTCCTTTTATTCGAGAAATTTTGGAATCAATCGGTGAGAGTTCTTTATACGAACACTTTACGGGAGACGAATATGAAAAACGTTCATAA
- the zapE gene encoding AFG1/ZapE family ATPase, translating to MILKKYTPVQEGAPNCPQCGGVGFTLIEHIAGYSSGVLSICHCISENCPCQGKPPWRVYDESLGKMVPCVCHNARMELGHLETIFKKSGIPPKYRYRTLDQADHSADVGISFTIAHDWANDLVNRWSDSNLHSQGLYLWGGPGTGKTLLACIILNELIFRYKTNCKYAKINRDFLNTLRETYQKDSETHGMEKTIETLFAEVEVLVLDDFGVQKESDWSNSKLYDLIDARYEQEKLTILTSNTSPAEWKDKAEGRIYSRLREMTQEIHLECADYRLKLSESGGRG from the coding sequence ATGATTCTCAAGAAATACACACCCGTTCAAGAAGGCGCTCCCAACTGTCCTCAGTGCGGGGGAGTGGGTTTTACACTCATCGAACATATTGCCGGGTACAGTTCCGGTGTACTTTCTATTTGTCATTGTATTTCGGAGAATTGTCCCTGCCAAGGCAAACCACCTTGGAGAGTTTACGACGAAAGCCTCGGTAAAATGGTTCCTTGTGTTTGTCACAACGCGAGAATGGAACTCGGCCATCTCGAAACTATATTCAAAAAGTCCGGTATTCCTCCCAAGTATCGATATAGAACTTTGGATCAAGCCGATCACAGCGCGGATGTGGGAATTTCCTTTACGATCGCTCACGATTGGGCGAACGATCTTGTAAACCGCTGGTCGGATTCCAATCTACATTCTCAGGGATTGTATCTTTGGGGCGGACCGGGAACGGGAAAAACGCTTCTCGCTTGCATTATATTAAACGAATTGATCTTCCGATATAAAACGAACTGTAAATACGCCAAGATTAACCGGGATTTTTTAAACACGTTACGCGAAACCTATCAGAAAGATTCCGAAACGCACGGAATGGAAAAGACGATCGAAACCTTGTTCGCGGAAGTCGAAGTATTGGTGTTGGACGATTTCGGAGTTCAAAAAGAATCCGATTGGTCGAATTCGAAATTATACGATCTCATCGACGCGAGATACGAACAGGAGAAACTCACGATTCTCACTTCGAACACTTCTCCGGCGGAATGGAAAGACAAGGCGGAAGGAAGAATTTATTCCAGGCTTCGAGAAATGACACAAGAAATTCATTTGGAATGCGCGGACTATCGTTTGAAGCTTTCGGAATCCGGAGGAAGAGGATGA
- the fcpA gene encoding flagellar coiling protein FcpA, which produces MKVMKSIFILLAVLGLNLSVLAQTGNQPAPANNEAVEKIDELLKGELVPEDDDKNLTEEQKRRKKAIQEQEALWKNPDFKGYDKNFQELHQLSKAFANNKFRLALSNYQSGVNTVLKMRESVEQYRKEEAEKKRLDEKWYWQKVDRKAREDRKVSHDKLVAKQQALNYFTKAINHLDEIKNPDLRERPEFKRLLSDTYRSWILTEYDLQNLPQCIPILELYIEIDENEKEYPAHKYLASCYAFEENMIKKYGGASEDQMFKYRYKKNVHLLRATELKYGKDSPEYKHIVNLVNKDEVISVRP; this is translated from the coding sequence ATGAAGGTGATGAAAAGCATATTCATTCTTCTGGCCGTGCTGGGACTCAACCTGTCTGTTTTAGCTCAGACCGGTAATCAGCCAGCCCCAGCCAACAATGAAGCGGTAGAAAAAATTGATGAGCTGTTAAAAGGCGAGTTGGTTCCCGAAGACGATGACAAGAACCTCACGGAAGAGCAGAAGCGTCGTAAAAAAGCAATCCAGGAACAAGAAGCTCTGTGGAAAAACCCCGATTTTAAGGGTTATGATAAGAATTTCCAAGAACTCCACCAGCTCTCCAAGGCATTCGCGAACAACAAATTTAGATTGGCATTATCCAACTACCAATCGGGAGTGAACACGGTTCTCAAAATGAGAGAATCCGTCGAACAATACCGCAAAGAAGAAGCGGAGAAAAAGCGTCTCGATGAAAAGTGGTATTGGCAAAAGGTAGACCGCAAAGCGAGAGAAGACCGTAAAGTTTCTCACGACAAACTCGTTGCGAAACAACAGGCTCTGAACTATTTCACTAAGGCGATCAATCATTTAGATGAAATTAAAAACCCAGATTTGAGAGAAAGACCGGAGTTCAAAAGACTTCTTTCCGACACTTATAGATCATGGATTCTCACTGAGTATGATTTACAAAATCTTCCGCAGTGTATCCCCATTCTCGAACTTTATATCGAAATCGATGAAAACGAGAAGGAATATCCCGCTCATAAGTATCTGGCAAGTTGCTACGCTTTCGAAGAGAACATGATCAAAAAATACGGCGGGGCATCCGAAGACCAGATGTTCAAATACCGTTACAAGAAAAACGTTCACCTTCTCAGAGCAACCGAGCTGAAATACGGCAAAGACTCTCCGGAATACAAACACATCGTAAACCTCGTAAACAAGGACGAAGTGATTTCCGTAAGACCGTAA
- a CDS encoding CARDB domain-containing protein, with protein MKEFLWKTITTTLFILCLTSYCNGEKGADNSSLLLLLSPQQSSGVNGLTNSDIAADSDAQVVSNFEDLNVNQGEPDLVLFDPNLKAWIDPADNNQCFFHFTLKVKNRGNGVFNPHSKFAPSVESKPNVKPDHRIGNAIGNLRPGEIQNLSFLSRYHIRSIVDRNGELKIRSEFIGVTDGSKTDSQSAFASTFDCGAKPTESGSPDLIVALNGVTEVKPGEDISRKLKVEVSNIGNSPANGSRPGNEGYMVDLILSKDTIVPEGYAPYSPDYQEDGLLRGGRISNTPDLAAGANVLVSEGSNFIPNNVPSGNYFLCARVDVGSKVTESDEKNNTACIPIKVQSNEPQPDLIIPRASIYPSGMKCRAGKPMMFITAEVKNIGKAPSPQNLNVGLINALDTNGEIWGKGNGVWGNGIGLESVEPGETVTVTFPIYYLVNEPSYMEGKHTFDLKVNRGNWIEESDLKNNGYKKLLEITIPEGYCENHPG; from the coding sequence ATGAAAGAATTCTTATGGAAGACGATAACAACCACTCTCTTTATCTTATGTTTAACATCGTATTGTAACGGAGAGAAAGGAGCCGACAATTCGTCCTTGTTGCTACTTTTAAGCCCTCAGCAATCTTCAGGTGTGAATGGTTTAACCAATTCCGATATCGCGGCTGATTCAGACGCTCAAGTAGTTTCGAATTTTGAGGATTTAAATGTAAATCAAGGTGAACCTGATTTGGTTCTTTTCGATCCAAATCTTAAAGCTTGGATCGATCCCGCAGACAACAACCAATGTTTCTTTCACTTTACCTTAAAAGTAAAAAATAGAGGAAATGGCGTTTTCAATCCGCATTCCAAATTTGCACCGTCTGTCGAATCAAAACCCAACGTAAAGCCAGATCATAGGATAGGAAACGCCATTGGAAATTTACGCCCTGGGGAAATTCAAAACTTATCATTCCTCTCCAGATACCATATTAGAAGTATCGTAGACCGGAATGGTGAATTAAAAATTCGATCCGAATTTATTGGTGTGACCGACGGTTCTAAAACAGATAGTCAGTCCGCGTTTGCTTCCACTTTTGATTGCGGGGCTAAGCCCACCGAATCCGGTTCTCCGGATCTGATCGTCGCTCTCAACGGTGTAACCGAAGTGAAACCAGGAGAAGACATTTCTCGGAAATTAAAGGTAGAAGTCTCCAATATAGGAAATTCGCCGGCAAATGGAAGTCGCCCGGGTAATGAAGGTTACATGGTGGATCTCATATTGTCCAAGGACACGATCGTGCCCGAAGGATATGCTCCTTATTCTCCGGATTATCAGGAAGACGGTTTGTTACGCGGCGGAAGAATCAGTAACACTCCGGATCTAGCAGCGGGCGCTAATGTACTTGTAAGCGAGGGTTCTAACTTCATTCCTAACAATGTTCCATCGGGTAATTATTTTCTTTGCGCAAGGGTGGATGTCGGATCCAAAGTAACTGAGTCGGATGAAAAAAATAATACGGCTTGCATTCCGATTAAGGTTCAATCCAACGAGCCGCAACCGGATTTGATCATTCCACGAGCATCCATCTACCCAAGCGGAATGAAGTGCAGAGCAGGGAAACCTATGATGTTCATTACCGCCGAAGTAAAGAATATCGGAAAAGCGCCGAGCCCACAAAATTTAAATGTCGGCCTCATAAACGCGTTGGATACAAACGGAGAAATATGGGGAAAAGGGAATGGAGTTTGGGGAAATGGAATAGGACTCGAATCCGTCGAACCAGGGGAGACGGTTACCGTAACGTTCCCGATTTACTATCTAGTGAACGAACCTTCCTATATGGAAGGAAAGCACACCTTTGATTTAAAAGTCAATCGCGGAAATTGGATTGAGGAATCAGATCTTAAAAACAACGGGTATAAAAAACTTTTGGAGATTACGATTCCGGAAGGCTATTGTGAAAACCATCCGGGTTGA
- a CDS encoding hydroxymethylglutaryl-CoA lyase, with protein MEIKITEVGPRDGLQNEKRAVSTEIKAEYIRRLVQAGLKNIEATSFVKKESIPQLADASELSALLDLNGNIHYSALTPNIRGYEAAKNAGYREVAVFTAASESFTKKNINRTIMESIDGFKEIFKLAKDDGIRVRGYVSTVIDCPYEGKIDPNKVLNVSKILLDLGAYEISLGETIGTGVPAEVEVLLECLLKEIPVNKLAGHFHDTYGMAIANVEKAFSMGLRSFDSSSGGLGGCPYAKGAAGNLATDDLVYFLEKSGIPTGIDPDLLWEASAFMEKALSRELQSRTYLANKKKKES; from the coding sequence ATGGAAATAAAAATCACGGAAGTAGGCCCGCGCGATGGACTTCAAAACGAAAAACGTGCGGTATCAACAGAGATCAAAGCGGAATACATTCGACGTTTGGTTCAAGCGGGTTTAAAAAATATAGAAGCTACGTCTTTTGTAAAAAAAGAATCCATTCCTCAATTGGCGGATGCTTCGGAACTTTCCGCACTTTTGGATCTAAACGGAAATATTCATTATTCGGCACTGACTCCGAACATAAGAGGTTATGAAGCCGCTAAAAACGCAGGCTATAGGGAAGTTGCAGTTTTTACGGCGGCTTCCGAATCATTCACAAAAAAAAATATCAATCGAACGATCATGGAATCCATCGACGGATTTAAAGAGATTTTCAAACTTGCGAAAGATGACGGTATCCGAGTTCGAGGTTATGTTTCCACCGTGATCGATTGTCCCTATGAAGGTAAGATCGATCCGAATAAGGTTCTAAACGTTTCCAAAATTCTTCTGGATTTAGGCGCTTACGAAATTTCTCTCGGCGAAACCATAGGCACGGGAGTTCCCGCAGAAGTAGAAGTATTATTAGAATGTCTTCTTAAAGAAATTCCTGTTAACAAACTTGCAGGACACTTTCACGACACCTACGGAATGGCGATCGCAAACGTGGAAAAAGCTTTTTCAATGGGACTTCGTTCTTTCGACTCTTCTTCGGGAGGTCTGGGAGGATGTCCTTACGCCAAAGGAGCCGCCGGAAATTTAGCTACTGACGATTTGGTATATTTTCTAGAAAAATCGGGAATCCCTACGGGAATCGATCCCGACCTTTTGTGGGAAGCGTCTGCTTTTATGGAAAAAGCTCTTTCGAGAGAACTACAATCAAGAACTTATCTGGCAAATAAAAAGAAAAAAGAATCTTGA
- a CDS encoding TIGR02757 family protein: MKHPSQRIKQVLKKIFLEYQTPQYLKSDPIEFPHSYSDLQDREVSGFISALFSYGNVVSIKEHLKRLFALCGNSPYQFLLKEDLKYIRNELKSYRFQKPADIYLFLQTIQNKLQKTKDHRLESLFSMPQEGEFKLSTKDQKSFTEGGTLRRRILAFQLRFSEESRKINEKQTESYGYKFLIGQGVRTTSLKRYSMYLRWMVRKEYPDFGIYTTISPSELQFPLDIHIQRIANVLQIGSRQTPDWKKAEEITNFFREIFPDDPVKGDFALSRLGILKKCKSMYDKELCETCRINTICKVYENKFLKKTKGSRS, encoded by the coding sequence TTGAAACACCCTTCTCAAAGAATCAAACAGGTTCTGAAAAAAATTTTCTTAGAATACCAAACACCCCAGTATCTCAAGTCGGATCCGATAGAGTTTCCCCATTCCTACTCGGATCTTCAAGACCGGGAAGTTTCCGGATTCATTTCCGCTTTATTCTCCTACGGAAACGTCGTCTCAATCAAAGAACATCTCAAAAGACTCTTCGCACTTTGCGGAAACTCCCCATATCAATTTCTTTTAAAAGAAGATCTCAAATACATCCGGAATGAACTCAAATCCTATCGCTTTCAAAAACCGGCAGACATATATCTTTTTTTACAAACGATTCAAAACAAACTCCAAAAAACAAAAGATCATAGACTCGAATCGCTTTTTTCCATGCCCCAAGAAGGAGAATTCAAACTCTCTACAAAAGATCAAAAATCGTTTACGGAGGGAGGAACTTTAAGACGAAGAATCCTTGCTTTCCAACTTCGGTTTTCGGAGGAATCCAGAAAGATCAATGAAAAACAAACGGAAAGTTACGGATATAAGTTTTTAATCGGACAAGGAGTTCGAACGACTTCCCTAAAAAGATATTCCATGTATCTTCGATGGATGGTTCGAAAAGAATATCCGGATTTCGGAATTTATACCACAATCTCTCCTTCGGAATTACAATTTCCTTTGGATATTCACATTCAAAGAATTGCAAACGTTTTACAGATAGGTTCCCGTCAAACACCGGATTGGAAAAAAGCCGAAGAAATCACAAATTTTTTCCGGGAAATTTTTCCGGACGATCCGGTCAAAGGCGATTTTGCCCTCAGTCGATTGGGAATCCTGAAAAAATGCAAATCAATGTATGATAAGGAACTCTGCGAAACCTGTAGAATCAATACGATTTGCAAAGTCTATGAAAATAAATTCCTTAAAAAAACGAAAGGCTCAAGATCTTAA
- a CDS encoding Zn-ribbon domain-containing OB-fold protein has protein sequence MSETILKILKGKKCDSCGFQTTESLIACSQCGNSKISEIRFSGKGKVYTYTVVHVGFGHLAQRAPYVLAVVELEEGIKAMGILEGEVSVTESVKIDLPVQFQRDEPGIGFIFGLV, from the coding sequence ATGTCTGAAACTATATTAAAAATCTTGAAAGGAAAAAAATGCGATTCCTGCGGTTTCCAAACGACGGAATCTTTGATCGCTTGTTCTCAATGCGGAAATTCCAAAATATCCGAAATTCGATTTTCAGGTAAAGGTAAGGTTTACACCTATACAGTAGTTCACGTAGGTTTCGGACACCTCGCCCAAAGAGCGCCTTATGTTTTGGCGGTTGTAGAGTTGGAAGAAGGAATCAAGGCAATGGGAATTTTAGAAGGAGAAGTTTCCGTAACCGAATCGGTAAAAATCGATCTTCCCGTTCAATTCCAAAGAGATGAGCCCGGAATCGGATTCATCTTTGGCCTCGTTTGA
- a CDS encoding c-type cytochrome — translation MNSKNMILSIVIALTSWVLFLNCGDKPEKPVETASTPTATESASALSPELQKGQEIFNQNCASCHGEKGAGDGAAAASLNPKPRNYRAPASQWKNGNTEAGVLKTLNNGIPNSPMVAYKFLGDENLKLLAKYVVHLSQN, via the coding sequence ATGAACTCCAAAAATATGATCCTTTCCATCGTTATCGCTCTTACCTCTTGGGTTCTTTTTTTGAACTGTGGAGATAAGCCCGAAAAACCGGTTGAAACAGCGTCCACTCCTACTGCAACGGAGTCCGCTTCAGCTCTCAGCCCCGAACTTCAAAAGGGACAGGAAATTTTTAACCAAAACTGCGCTTCCTGTCACGGAGAAAAAGGAGCGGGAGACGGAGCCGCTGCAGCAAGTCTCAATCCAAAACCTCGCAACTATAGGGCCCCTGCTTCGCAGTGGAAAAATGGGAATACAGAGGCGGGAGTTCTAAAAACTCTCAACAACGGAATTCCAAACAGCCCGATGGTCGCTTATAAATTCTTAGGTGATGAAAATCTCAAACTACTTGCAAAATATGTAGTTCATCTTTCTCAAAACTAA
- a CDS encoding STAS domain-containing protein gives MPDDFKVFVDLAVSIPIIHIEGEITSEADEEILGKYESIPQEKRDRVILNFHGTSYINSAGIATLISLITKASEANKKIEFAGLNEHFRKVMDIVGLTDFVLIHNSLQEALK, from the coding sequence ATGCCAGACGATTTCAAAGTTTTTGTAGATCTTGCCGTCTCCATTCCGATCATCCATATCGAAGGGGAAATTACATCGGAGGCGGACGAGGAAATTCTAGGAAAATACGAATCTATCCCCCAAGAGAAACGAGATCGTGTAATTCTAAACTTTCATGGGACTTCTTACATCAATTCGGCCGGAATTGCGACCCTTATCAGCTTGATTACAAAAGCTTCAGAGGCGAACAAGAAGATTGAATTCGCAGGTCTGAATGAACATTTCAGAAAGGTAATGGATATTGTAGGATTAACGGATTTTGTTTTGATCCACAATTCTCTTCAAGAAGCCCTTAAGTAA
- the kdsB gene encoding 3-deoxy-manno-octulosonate cytidylyltransferase: MGKILGVIPARYASSRFPGKPLAKIGDKTMIEWTYRNASRSTALSELVVATDDTRIHDVVLAFGGNSVMTRADHISGTDRIIEVANRFPEYSVVVNIQGDEPGIEPELIDGVASLKASHPEWEMSTAAVPLIDFSHGEDPNRVKVIIDRNGKAIYFSRSLIPSQFKRAVPLYRHLGIYGYDRDFLLKYNSLPKSNLEESESLEQLRAIEAGYGIGVYLSQEAGLSVDTPADLEIVIEDFKKRKWII, translated from the coding sequence ATGGGGAAAATTCTAGGCGTGATTCCGGCGCGTTATGCGAGTTCCCGTTTTCCGGGAAAACCACTCGCAAAGATAGGCGATAAAACGATGATTGAATGGACATATAGAAATGCTTCCCGGTCTACCGCTCTTTCCGAACTGGTAGTCGCGACGGACGATACTAGAATTCACGATGTCGTATTAGCGTTCGGCGGGAATAGCGTAATGACGAGGGCCGATCATATTTCGGGAACCGATCGAATCATAGAAGTTGCAAATCGATTTCCTGAATATTCCGTAGTTGTAAACATCCAAGGAGATGAGCCTGGAATCGAACCGGAATTGATAGACGGGGTTGCGAGTCTAAAAGCTTCTCATCCCGAATGGGAGATGAGTACGGCGGCGGTTCCTTTAATCGATTTTTCTCATGGTGAGGATCCCAATCGGGTTAAAGTAATCATCGATCGGAATGGAAAAGCGATTTATTTTTCTAGATCCTTGATTCCCAGCCAATTTAAAAGGGCGGTTCCATTGTATCGCCATTTGGGGATTTACGGATATGACCGGGATTTTCTTTTAAAATACAATTCTCTTCCAAAAAGTAATTTGGAAGAATCGGAGTCTTTGGAACAACTCAGAGCGATCGAAGCAGGTTATGGAATCGGAGTTTATTTGTCTCAAGAGGCGGGGTTGTCTGTGGATACTCCCGCTGATTTGGAAATTGTGATTGAAGATTTTAAGAAACGAAAATGGATTATTTAG
- a CDS encoding flagellar basal body-associated FliL family protein, which yields MGDAEIDEEEGGLPAAEGGGGTSPIIKWLLYVAGAIFGIIIVAIISMIVAKETTTKMFYEKKNVALVKPPPPLANYNFTEEFRINTSDKGEAHFVKMKLAFGIAKEDQTLSAELAERNAQMRDLINLIVGRKSKDELINIEDQLDLREEIKAQVNHILTEGKIQEVYFTEFIVN from the coding sequence ATGGGTGACGCGGAAATAGATGAGGAAGAAGGCGGGCTCCCCGCAGCCGAAGGCGGAGGTGGCACATCGCCTATTATCAAATGGCTTCTTTATGTGGCGGGTGCCATTTTCGGAATTATAATTGTTGCGATTATTTCGATGATCGTTGCAAAAGAAACGACGACGAAAATGTTCTATGAGAAGAAGAACGTAGCGCTGGTAAAACCTCCTCCGCCTTTGGCGAACTATAACTTCACGGAAGAATTTCGGATCAATACTTCGGACAAGGGAGAAGCTCATTTCGTAAAGATGAAACTTGCTTTCGGGATCGCGAAGGAAGATCAAACCTTATCCGCCGAGCTTGCGGAAAGAAATGCCCAAATGCGTGATTTGATTAACTTAATCGTGGGTAGAAAATCAAAAGATGAACTCATCAACATTGAGGATCAATTGGATCTGAGGGAAGAGATTAAAGCGCAAGTGAACCACATTCTTACCGAAGGTAAGATCCAAGAAGTCTACTTCACGGAGTTCATCGTCAACTGA